GTTGACGATCATCTGCTGGCCGTCGAGGTTCGCCAGTTGCGCATCGTCGACCTTCTTGCCGCTATTGAGTTTCGCATGCGCGCCAGATACATGAAACGTGTCGCGCAGGGACGAGCCGAGGCGTTTTTGTTTGTAGTAGAGCTGGCCGTTCCAGCCCCACCACGCCGCTTCGACGGGTGTGCCGATCCAGTCGGGATCGGCCATGGCCTGGTCCAGCGTGATCGGCGTGGGCGCGGTGGCAGAGGGGGCCGCGTTGGCGGCGGGCAGCAGAGATAGCAGCAGGAGCGGCAGCAGGGGAAGAACCAGACGCATCGGAGATCACTTTAACGAGAGGGGATGGTGAAGGTACAGGCTATGAGGCCGGTATTCTAGCGGAGGAGTTTCGTGCAGGAAATGTCGGAAAGCTAAGCTTGATGCCGGGCCAGCCAGACGAGAAACTCATCGAGCGGCATCGGCCGCGCATACAGGAAGCCTTGCAAGCCGTCGCAATCGTGGGCGACGAGGAAGTCGGCCTGCTCCTGCGTTTCCACGCCTTCGGCCACGACGCGCAAGCCCAGGTGGCGCGCCATGGCCAGGATCGCCTGCACGATGGCCGTGTCGCGCGCATCGCGCGGCGTGTCGTCGATGAAGCGCTTGTCGATTTTCAGTTCGTACAGCGGCATCGAGGTCAGGTAGGCGAGGCTGGAATAACCGGTGCCGAAATCGTCGATGGAAAAGCGGATGCCCAGGTCCGCCAGTTCGCGCATACGCGCCAGCGAGGCGTCGCGCTGGTCGATCAGCAAGCCTTCCGTCAGTTCCAGGATCAGGGCGCCGGCCGGCGTGCCGTGTTCGGCCAGCGCCGCCTGCACGCGGGCGGCGAAATCGGGCTGGCGAAACTGCGCCGGACTGACGTTCACGGACAGGGGGACGGGCCGGCCCGCCTGCGCCAGCAGGCTGGCGGCGCGGCACGCTTCGCGCAGGGCCCAGTGCCCGAGCCTGACGATCAGTCCAGATTCCTCGGCAATCGGAATGAAGATATCCGGCGCGATATGGCCGCCGTCCGCCTGCGGCCAGCGCATCAGCAATTCGGCGCCCGTCACCCGGCTGTGGCGGTCGACCTGCGGCTGTACGTGCATGCACAATTGCCCCAGGTCGAGGGCGCGCGCCAGCGCCCGTTCCAGGGTCAGGCGGCGCTCCACGCCCGCCTGCATGGCCGCTTCAAAGAAGGCGATGCCGTTGCGTCCTTCCGCCTTGGCGCGGTACATGGCGATGTCCGCTTCGCGCAGCAGGTCGTGCGCCTGCTGGCCCGCTTTCGGCAGCAGGGTCACGCCGATGCTGGCGCTGCAATGATAGGACTGCGCGCCGATCTCGAAGTCGCGCGCGATGGCGGCGCGGATTTTCTCGGCCACCTGGGCCGCCGCGCGGGCGGCGCTGTCCAGGTCATCGGCCAGGTGCGCCAGCAGCACGACGAATTCGTCGCCGCCGATGCGCGCCACCGTGTCGGCCTTGCGCATCAGCTGCGCCAGCCGTTCGCCCGCCAGGCGCAGCAGTGCGTCGCCCGTGGCGTGGCCGCGCGCGTCGTTGATGTGCTTGAAGTGATCGAGGTCGATGAACATCAGCGCGCTGATGGTCTGGTTGCGCGGCGCGGCGGCCAGCAGGTGGCCGATGCGGTCCGTCAGCAGGCGCCGGTTGGGCAAGCCCGTCAGCACGTCGTAGAAGGCCAGGCGGTGGATGTCCGCTTCCGATTTCTTGCGCTCGTCGATTTCCCGCTCGACGGCCACCCAGTGCGTCTGCCTGCCTTCCGCATCCGTGAACGGCACCAGTTCCGCTTCGACCCAGTACGCCTTGCCCGCCTTGTTGTAGTTCAGCAATTCCGCCCTGGCCGGCTGGGCACGGGCCATGGCGGCGGCGATGCGCGCCAGTTCGTCCGCATCGGTGGCGGGGCCTTGCTGGAACAGCAGGCTGCGGCCCAGCACCTCGGCGCGCGCATAGCCGCTGCTGCGTTCGAAGGCGTCATTGACGAAGATGATGCGCGTGGCCGATACCGTCCCGGCGCCGGGGTCGGGCGGGCCGTCCAGCACTTCGGCGATCATCACCATGTCGTTCAGGCGGGCCAGCGCCGTGGCCGTCAGGCGCAGCTCGGCGTTCAGCTGCGACAAGGCCTGGCTGCTGTCTTCCAGGTGGCGCAGCAGAAAGGCGCAGGACAGGGTCA
This window of the Janthinobacterium agaricidamnosum genome carries:
- a CDS encoding putative bifunctional diguanylate cyclase/phosphodiesterase — translated: MAISSDLAHWRGLVFTRLLQVVLLLGIVTAIPSALLAASEAIWSIVVLDLLAIGWIGLIWHLHAMPYRWRVWQFLIVAYLVGVGLLLKIGPVSQIYMMLMPVLAALLLGMRPALSTLVLTTLTIFFLGLHPDVALRLPGTPDSPVLRALIVALNFLFIAAVLTLSCAFLLRHLEDSSQALSQLNAELRLTATALARLNDMVMIAEVLDGPPDPGAGTVSATRIIFVNDAFERSSGYARAEVLGRSLLFQQGPATDADELARIAAAMARAQPARAELLNYNKAGKAYWVEAELVPFTDAEGRQTHWVAVEREIDERKKSEADIHRLAFYDVLTGLPNRRLLTDRIGHLLAAAPRNQTISALMFIDLDHFKHINDARGHATGDALLRLAGERLAQLMRKADTVARIGGDEFVVLLAHLADDLDSAARAAAQVAEKIRAAIARDFEIGAQSYHCSASIGVTLLPKAGQQAHDLLREADIAMYRAKAEGRNGIAFFEAAMQAGVERRLTLERALARALDLGQLCMHVQPQVDRHSRVTGAELLMRWPQADGGHIAPDIFIPIAEESGLIVRLGHWALREACRAASLLAQAGRPVPLSVNVSPAQFRQPDFAARVQAALAEHGTPAGALILELTEGLLIDQRDASLARMRELADLGIRFSIDDFGTGYSSLAYLTSMPLYELKIDKRFIDDTPRDARDTAIVQAILAMARHLGLRVVAEGVETQEQADFLVAHDCDGLQGFLYARPMPLDEFLVWLARHQA